A part of Acropora palmata chromosome 6, jaAcrPala1.3, whole genome shotgun sequence genomic DNA contains:
- the LOC141883503 gene encoding ephrin type-B receptor 2-like isoform X1: MQEIHMEHFWITGLIALVFSSLVSSEQHYIMETPDCSSCIWSWNTAAYFQFPGFGFTWHKPTGHNNRYYICNPNNPQEPNNWLRSPEVIEVGDIHRLDVTFRYFSQRCRQSASFCKEFFYAYVWESNTSVTAREIPHPINDFQLYRRFANITRQSDQETNLAVPLHVTSKYIVLGIRDQGGCRTLDSVKVSYKVCSEKTLEDSLVSLPSTIAHRQVESIPVQGICIANSRQILPGNLTIFCDSDGEWNTSRLESRCVCEKDMENRDGFCTACPAGTFNEGRGFNCSEIPSNPRNAKVIFVNQSAVKLAWQVPEITGYQTDVHYDVECRRTCNDNDVSDCDDTLAACGSQVDYLPSKRGLNETHVFITHLSSFITYEFRIYAWNRVSGVAQKIHRKESSFTLHRVTTSASLPSKVRITFVQQSGTMVRISWSLDSTNGINLTYYLTYTRLDDTKDSNTIKTTKTEVTLHRLKLGKTYSFLVAAENHIGRSYSDPVVKKLLGSAYEPSVDPTMYIVICVILSTVLLIGTALVGVYVYRQRKARHRSGRQGDGVPRVGIDNLGNSLAIVTPQTSRGYPTSWNHDQYMEMTDITDNELERNDIKFIRLLGSGNFGEVYKAVISDCIVAVKSLKENASQKDKQDMLTELHVMKCLKSHNHVVQMIGYSTRSDPLLLILEYMPYGDLLGYLRISRGHNDTYNSGEKKPTSRLTDTELLSFAWMIADGMSYLADMRVVHRDLAARNVLVGENKVCKISDFGLARDVNTEVYVRTSQARLPVKWMPPESLFLGESSTKSDVWSYGIVLWEVFTIGDSPYPGVKPREVATLLERGYRMPRPNHISEELYAVMSECWLEKPEDRPAFRWICTVMRRLINDHKTYVNLDVYNDEDYVNFDMLDELQ, from the exons A TGCAAGAGATTCACATGGAGCATTTCTGGATCACTGGGTTAAttgctttagttttttcaagtttggtgTCATCGGAGCAGCACTACATAATGGAAACACCAGACTGCAGCTCATGCATTTGGTCCTGGAATACAGCAGCGTACTTTCAATTTCCTGGTTTCGGGTTCACG TGGCATAAACCAACTGGACATAACAACAGATATTATATTTGCAATCCGAATAATCCCCAAGAACCAAATAACTGGTTACGAAGTCCTGAAGTCATTGAAGTTGGAGACATTCATAGATTAGATGTCACCTTTAGATACTTTTCGCAGCGGTGCCGTCAATCAGCCTCATTTtgtaaagaatttttttacGCGTATGTCTGGGAATCAAATACAAGTGTCACTGCGCGAGAAATTCCTCATCCTATCAACGACTTTCAGTTATATCGACGATTCGCTAATATCACTCGTCAGTCTGACCAGGAGACAAATTTAGCAGTACCCCTTCATGTGACAAGCAAATATATTGTTCTGGGAATTCGAGATCAAGGCGGATGCAGAACATTGGATTCCGTTAAAGTTTCTTATAAGGTTTGTTCTGAAAAGACACTTGAAGACAGCCTGGTGTCCCTTCCTTCAACAATAGCCCATCGCCAGGTAGAGTCAATTCCTGTGCAAGGAATTTGCATTGCGAACTCTAGGCAAATTTTGCCTGGCAATTTGACTATTTTCTGTGATAGCGATGGTGAATGGAATACCAGTCGACTTGAAAGTAGATGTGTCTGCGAGAAAGATATGGAAAATAGAGATGGCTTTTGCACAG CGTGTCCCGCTGGAACATTCAATGAAGGAAGAGGATTTAATTGCTCTG AAATTCCATCAAACCCAAGAAATGCCAAGGTAATATTTGTTAACCAAAGTGCGGTAAAGTTGGCATGGCAAGTTCCTGAAATAACTGGTTATCAGACGGACGTGCACTACGACGTAGAATGTCGTAGGACATGCAACGACAATGACGTTAGCGACTGCGATGATACACTTGCAGCTTGTGGGAGCCAAGTCGACTACCTCCCAAGTAAACGAGGGTTAAACGAGACTCACGTGTTCATCACACATCTTTCGTCATTTATCACTTACGAGTTCAGAATTTACGCCTGGAACAGAGTTAGTGGAGTGGCTCAAAAGATCCACAGAAAAGAATCAAGCTTCACATTGCATAGGGTAACAACAAGTGCATCAC TTCCTTCAAAGGTACGAATCACCTTTGTACAGCAAAGTGGCACGATGGTTCGCATCTCGTGGAGTTTGGACAGCACAAATGGCATAAACTTGACTTATTACCTTACATACACGAGATTGGATGATACTAAAGACTCAAACACCATCAAGACAACTAAAACGGAAGTGACTTTGCATAGACTTAAACTTGGAAAGACGTACAGTTTTTTG GTGGCGGCGGAAAACCACATAGGAAGAAGTTACAGTGATCCAGTTGTTAAGAAATTATTGGGAAGTGCGT atgaACCCAGCGTTGACCCTACTATGTACATCGTGATATGTGTGATACTTTCCACAGTTCTCTTGATTGGAACTGCCTTAGTTGGTGTTTACGTTTATCGGCAAAG AAAAGCAAGGCACAGATCAGGACGTCAAGGAG ACGGCGTTCCCCGTGTTGGGATAGACAATTTGGGGAACTCATTAGCCATTGTCACGCCACAAACCAGTAGAGGCTACCCAACGAGCTGGAACCATGATCAGTATATGGAAATGACTGACATCACTGACAATGAGCTGGAGCGAAATGATATCAAGTTTATAAGGTTACTAGGAAGTGGCAACTTTGGTGAAGTATATAAGGCGGTCATCAGTGATTGCATCGTTGCTGTAAAATCCCTCAAAG aaaatgcCTCCCAAAAAGATAAGCAAGACATGTTAACGGAACTACATGTGATGAAATGTCTCAAGTCTCATAACCACGTTGTGCAGATGATTGGCTATTCTACTCGAAGTG ATCCTCTGCTCTTGATCTTGGAGTACATGCCCTACGGGGATCTGCTGGGTTATCTGCGAATAAGCCGAGGTCACAACGACACTTATAACTCAGGAGAGAAGAAACCTACCTCAAGGCTCACTGACACGGAACTTTTGTCATTTGCTTGGATGATAGCTGATGGCATGAGCTATTTGGCCGACATGAGG GTTGTTCATCGAGATTTGGCTGCTCGTAACGTTCTCGTTGGTGAAAACAAAGTTTGTAAAATTTCCGACTTCGGACTTGCCCGTGATGTGAACACCGAAGTATACGTAAGAACGTCTCAG GCTCGTCTTCCAGTGAAGTGGATGCCACCAGAATCGCTTTTTCTTGGCGAGTCAAGCACGAAAAGTGATGT ATGGTCTTACGGTATCGTTTTGTGGGAAGTTTTCACCATTG GTGACTCACCGTATCCTGGAGTCAAACCTAGAGAAGTAGCTACTTTGCTGGAAAGAGGATATCGCATGCCACGCCCAAATCATATCTCAGAAGAACT GTATGCCGTAATGTCTGAGTGTTGGTTGGAGAAACCGGAAGACCGCCCAGCATTCCGATGGATATGTACAGTCATGAGAAGACTGATAAATGATCACAAG ACTTACGTCAACCTTGATGTCTATAATGACGAAGATTACGTCAATTTTGATATGCTCGATGAGCTGCAATAA
- the LOC141883503 gene encoding ephrin type-B receptor 2-like isoform X2 — MEHFWITGLIALVFSSLVSSEQHYIMETPDCSSCIWSWNTAAYFQFPGFGFTWHKPTGHNNRYYICNPNNPQEPNNWLRSPEVIEVGDIHRLDVTFRYFSQRCRQSASFCKEFFYAYVWESNTSVTAREIPHPINDFQLYRRFANITRQSDQETNLAVPLHVTSKYIVLGIRDQGGCRTLDSVKVSYKVCSEKTLEDSLVSLPSTIAHRQVESIPVQGICIANSRQILPGNLTIFCDSDGEWNTSRLESRCVCEKDMENRDGFCTACPAGTFNEGRGFNCSEIPSNPRNAKVIFVNQSAVKLAWQVPEITGYQTDVHYDVECRRTCNDNDVSDCDDTLAACGSQVDYLPSKRGLNETHVFITHLSSFITYEFRIYAWNRVSGVAQKIHRKESSFTLHRVTTSASLPSKVRITFVQQSGTMVRISWSLDSTNGINLTYYLTYTRLDDTKDSNTIKTTKTEVTLHRLKLGKTYSFLVAAENHIGRSYSDPVVKKLLGSAYEPSVDPTMYIVICVILSTVLLIGTALVGVYVYRQRKARHRSGRQGDGVPRVGIDNLGNSLAIVTPQTSRGYPTSWNHDQYMEMTDITDNELERNDIKFIRLLGSGNFGEVYKAVISDCIVAVKSLKENASQKDKQDMLTELHVMKCLKSHNHVVQMIGYSTRSDPLLLILEYMPYGDLLGYLRISRGHNDTYNSGEKKPTSRLTDTELLSFAWMIADGMSYLADMRVVHRDLAARNVLVGENKVCKISDFGLARDVNTEVYVRTSQARLPVKWMPPESLFLGESSTKSDVWSYGIVLWEVFTIGDSPYPGVKPREVATLLERGYRMPRPNHISEELYAVMSECWLEKPEDRPAFRWICTVMRRLINDHKTYVNLDVYNDEDYVNFDMLDELQ; from the exons ATGGAGCATTTCTGGATCACTGGGTTAAttgctttagttttttcaagtttggtgTCATCGGAGCAGCACTACATAATGGAAACACCAGACTGCAGCTCATGCATTTGGTCCTGGAATACAGCAGCGTACTTTCAATTTCCTGGTTTCGGGTTCACG TGGCATAAACCAACTGGACATAACAACAGATATTATATTTGCAATCCGAATAATCCCCAAGAACCAAATAACTGGTTACGAAGTCCTGAAGTCATTGAAGTTGGAGACATTCATAGATTAGATGTCACCTTTAGATACTTTTCGCAGCGGTGCCGTCAATCAGCCTCATTTtgtaaagaatttttttacGCGTATGTCTGGGAATCAAATACAAGTGTCACTGCGCGAGAAATTCCTCATCCTATCAACGACTTTCAGTTATATCGACGATTCGCTAATATCACTCGTCAGTCTGACCAGGAGACAAATTTAGCAGTACCCCTTCATGTGACAAGCAAATATATTGTTCTGGGAATTCGAGATCAAGGCGGATGCAGAACATTGGATTCCGTTAAAGTTTCTTATAAGGTTTGTTCTGAAAAGACACTTGAAGACAGCCTGGTGTCCCTTCCTTCAACAATAGCCCATCGCCAGGTAGAGTCAATTCCTGTGCAAGGAATTTGCATTGCGAACTCTAGGCAAATTTTGCCTGGCAATTTGACTATTTTCTGTGATAGCGATGGTGAATGGAATACCAGTCGACTTGAAAGTAGATGTGTCTGCGAGAAAGATATGGAAAATAGAGATGGCTTTTGCACAG CGTGTCCCGCTGGAACATTCAATGAAGGAAGAGGATTTAATTGCTCTG AAATTCCATCAAACCCAAGAAATGCCAAGGTAATATTTGTTAACCAAAGTGCGGTAAAGTTGGCATGGCAAGTTCCTGAAATAACTGGTTATCAGACGGACGTGCACTACGACGTAGAATGTCGTAGGACATGCAACGACAATGACGTTAGCGACTGCGATGATACACTTGCAGCTTGTGGGAGCCAAGTCGACTACCTCCCAAGTAAACGAGGGTTAAACGAGACTCACGTGTTCATCACACATCTTTCGTCATTTATCACTTACGAGTTCAGAATTTACGCCTGGAACAGAGTTAGTGGAGTGGCTCAAAAGATCCACAGAAAAGAATCAAGCTTCACATTGCATAGGGTAACAACAAGTGCATCAC TTCCTTCAAAGGTACGAATCACCTTTGTACAGCAAAGTGGCACGATGGTTCGCATCTCGTGGAGTTTGGACAGCACAAATGGCATAAACTTGACTTATTACCTTACATACACGAGATTGGATGATACTAAAGACTCAAACACCATCAAGACAACTAAAACGGAAGTGACTTTGCATAGACTTAAACTTGGAAAGACGTACAGTTTTTTG GTGGCGGCGGAAAACCACATAGGAAGAAGTTACAGTGATCCAGTTGTTAAGAAATTATTGGGAAGTGCGT atgaACCCAGCGTTGACCCTACTATGTACATCGTGATATGTGTGATACTTTCCACAGTTCTCTTGATTGGAACTGCCTTAGTTGGTGTTTACGTTTATCGGCAAAG AAAAGCAAGGCACAGATCAGGACGTCAAGGAG ACGGCGTTCCCCGTGTTGGGATAGACAATTTGGGGAACTCATTAGCCATTGTCACGCCACAAACCAGTAGAGGCTACCCAACGAGCTGGAACCATGATCAGTATATGGAAATGACTGACATCACTGACAATGAGCTGGAGCGAAATGATATCAAGTTTATAAGGTTACTAGGAAGTGGCAACTTTGGTGAAGTATATAAGGCGGTCATCAGTGATTGCATCGTTGCTGTAAAATCCCTCAAAG aaaatgcCTCCCAAAAAGATAAGCAAGACATGTTAACGGAACTACATGTGATGAAATGTCTCAAGTCTCATAACCACGTTGTGCAGATGATTGGCTATTCTACTCGAAGTG ATCCTCTGCTCTTGATCTTGGAGTACATGCCCTACGGGGATCTGCTGGGTTATCTGCGAATAAGCCGAGGTCACAACGACACTTATAACTCAGGAGAGAAGAAACCTACCTCAAGGCTCACTGACACGGAACTTTTGTCATTTGCTTGGATGATAGCTGATGGCATGAGCTATTTGGCCGACATGAGG GTTGTTCATCGAGATTTGGCTGCTCGTAACGTTCTCGTTGGTGAAAACAAAGTTTGTAAAATTTCCGACTTCGGACTTGCCCGTGATGTGAACACCGAAGTATACGTAAGAACGTCTCAG GCTCGTCTTCCAGTGAAGTGGATGCCACCAGAATCGCTTTTTCTTGGCGAGTCAAGCACGAAAAGTGATGT ATGGTCTTACGGTATCGTTTTGTGGGAAGTTTTCACCATTG GTGACTCACCGTATCCTGGAGTCAAACCTAGAGAAGTAGCTACTTTGCTGGAAAGAGGATATCGCATGCCACGCCCAAATCATATCTCAGAAGAACT GTATGCCGTAATGTCTGAGTGTTGGTTGGAGAAACCGGAAGACCGCCCAGCATTCCGATGGATATGTACAGTCATGAGAAGACTGATAAATGATCACAAG ACTTACGTCAACCTTGATGTCTATAATGACGAAGATTACGTCAATTTTGATATGCTCGATGAGCTGCAATAA